The DNA sequence CACTTCTAATGCTCCTCGTACTTTGTGGGTCGTTGACCAAATAGTACGACGCTTTTGTTTTGACGGCGACACACTATAATGCATGGCGCCTCCGGGTTATCCATAGATAGGGGCACCCGGAAATAATTCTAAGTAGAAGAAAGTTGATGTTGATCATTATATGCTTCACAAAAGGGTTGTGAAAGATCTCGCCGTTTTAGTCGACCGTCAGCATAAGTAAAGGCCACATTTTGAGTTAAAAgatttcgttttctttatacTGAGTCAAAATGAGGTTTAGGAGTTCTTCCCATAGCTTGAAAAATGTTGACAGAGAGTTAAAGGACTTGATTAATTCTTCCGAAAATGCCAACAAATGTGGTGAATGTGGTAATTTCTACCCAACTTGGTGCTCAGTCAATTTAGGAGTTTTCCTTTGTGGTAGGTGTGCTTCTGTTCACAGAAAGGTTTTCGGTAGCAGGGACGATGATGCCTTTTCTAACGTGAAATCATTATCGATGGATAGATGGACAAGAGAGGATGTTGACGAATTAGTGAGTCTTGGAGGCAACAAGGGAAATGCTCGGTTTTGGAACCCCAAGAAtgttccttttccttttgacGGGGATGATGACAAAGCTATCGTGGAGCATTATATTAGAGACAAATATATTTTGGGCAAGTTCAGGTATGATGAAATAAAGCCTGAAGACTTTGGGTCTAAAATGGATGATTCTGACAGGGAATCTGATAGGTTTGCTGAAAGACATAGAAGTGGGAGCAGGAGCAGATCTCATTCTTTCTATAAAGGGGGCCATAATAGGTCTGACTATGGCGATTCGAGAGATTCCTTCCAAAGCAGCGGAAGCAGATATTCTAGGCAGCTGGCAGAACTCAGAGACATGGGTTTTGATGatacaaacaaaaatttagaTGCATTATCGTCCGCTCACGGCAACATCAATAGAGCAATCGACTATCtagaaaaaagttcaagtTCAAGAAATAGTGTATCAGCAGCAGCGGTAACATCAACTCCACCCTTGCCCAGGAGACGTGCAACAACAGGTGGTCCACAGCCAGCTATCTTTGATGGTACAAACGTAATCACACCGGATTTCACTTCAAATTCAGCATCTTTCGTACAAGCAAAACCAGCCGTTTTCGATGGTACCCTCCAACAGTACTATGATCCCGCTACCGGAATGATTTACGTAGATCAGCAGCAATACGCCATGGCTAtgcagcagcaacagcagcagcttGCTCAGGCTCAGGCTCAGGCTCAGGCTCAGGCTCAGGCTCAGGCTCAGGCCCAGGCTCAGGCTCAGGCTCAGGCTCAGGCTCAGGCTCAAGCTCAGGCTCAAGCTCAGCAGATCCAGATGCAACAGCTTCGGatgcaacaacagcaacagcaacagcaacagccGCAACTGACATACCAGCAAATGCAGCAGGGAGGAAACCTGCCACAAGGCTATTTCTACACACAATAAGACAAGACTCATGATGCTGCTCCGCATTACATACGATATAGAATGACACTAAGTAATCGAAGACATCTACAAATAACGATTATATATCATAATTAGTCATCTCCTCTATTGTTTTCACCCTACACAGCCCCATTACACGCCTGCTCCAGACGTTTCACGTTGACTTTAATGACTAATACCACTGGATTTGATCCACACTTTGCGTAAAAGTCACCTGGGTGGCGTTTTCCGCTCGCGCTCCGCCGGTGAGAgcgagaaaaaaaaagggattCGGCGGTAATGTAAGGGAAAACCCACTAGTTAAAATCAATGAGATAAGGaactctctttttttcccgTTACTcatcttttgtttgtttgtttcGTGTACCTGTAATGAATCTTATCGGAGTAACTATTACTGAAAAGCCATACCGTTAAAGAAGCAAGCATATCATTCGTATTCAAGCAgctgctttttctttttaactGCTCGGCTCTGATTCCTTACACTTTTTCCCTCACCTACATCAGTTTGTGATTTGTAACTTATCGATCGTGGAATCGATGGAATTCTGAAAGTCATTTGGTTGGCAACAAAGGAATCAAGcatatcaaaaaaacagCTTATACTATTAATATCTTCCCGATAgtactattttttttagctttttattttttagGCCGAGGTTAATTCTAGAACGCCACATTTCATTACCTTTAAATTAAAGTACTGAGGCCATCTTTTACCCTTTTTTAGTTTCTGGGGAAACAACGAGCAGTACTatagaagataaaaaagatataGTGCAATCGTAGTAATAGAACCCATAGTAGAATAACacataatataataaaaataacagGGAAAGGAGATAGGATAACAATATCATTGGAATCTCCACAAAACAAATTCGAAGCTACCCCATATTTTTAAGTCTGTTTTATAATATCAgataagaaagaaagaaaaatggtagacatcaaaaataaagaccACACAACCTCTGTGAACCGTAATCTAATGGCAAGTGCAGGAAATTATACCGCTGAGAAAGAAATCGGGAAGGGCTCGTTTGCCACTGTATATAGAGGGCATCTGACATCCGACAAATCTCAGCATGTAGCCATCAAAGAAGTATCACGGgcgaaattgaaaaataagaaattattGGAGAACTTGGAGATAGAAATCGctattttaaaaaaaatcaagcaTCCTCATATTGTCGGACTTATTGACTGTGAGCGAACATCAACAGATTTCTATTTGATCATGGAGTATTGCGCTCTTGGAGATCTAACAtttctattgaaaaggCGTAAAGAATTGATGGAGAATCATCCTCTACTAAGAACggtatttgaaaaatacccCCCACCCAGTGAGAGCCATAACGGCTTACATAGAGCGTTTGTCTTGAGTTATTTACAGCAATTAGCGTCCGctttgaagtttttaaGGTCTAAAAATTTGGTTCACAGGGATATCAAACCTCAAAATTTACTGTTGTCTACACCATTAATCGGTTACCAtgattcaaaaagttttcatGAGCTTGGATTTGTCGGTATTTACAACTTGCCCATTTTGAAGATTGCAGATTTCGGATTTGCAAGATTTCTACCAAACACGTCATTAGCAGAAACTCTTTGTGGCTCGCCATTGTATATGGCGcctgaaattttgaattatcaaaaatataatgcTAAAGCGGACTTGTGGTCTGTTGGCACAGTGGTATTCGAGATGTGTTGCGGTACTCCGCCATTTAGAGCCTCTAATCATCTCGAattattcaagaaaatcaaaagagCAAATGATGTCATAACGTTTCCTTCATACTGCAATATTGAACCAGAGTTGAAAGAGTTGATTTGTAGTTTATTAACATTTGATCCAGCCAAGAGAATAGGATTTGAGGAGTTTTTCGCCAATAAGGTAGTCAATGAAGACTTGTCGCCTTatgaattggaagatgatTTACCTGACTTAGAATCCAAATCCAAAGGGATTGTTGAAAGTAATATGTTTGTATCTGAGTATTTGTCTAAACAGCCAAAGATTCCGAATAGTAATAATGCAGATCGTCAATCAACAACAGGTAATCCGGAAGAACTCAACGACGCTCTCAAGAATAGCGATATATTAACCACCCCGGCTGTCAAAACAGATCGTACGCAAGCCATAGATAAAAAGGGTTCGAGTAATAAATATCATAATAACCTAGTTTCAGATAGAAGCTTTGAGAGAGAATATGTGGTAGTAGAGAAGAAATCAGTTGAAGTTAATTCATTGGCAGACGAAGTCGCTCAGGCAGGA is a window from the Saccharomyces paradoxus chromosome VII, complete sequence genome containing:
- the ATG1 gene encoding serine/threonine protein kinase ATG1 (Protein serine/threonine kinase~similar to YGL180W), with protein sequence MVDIKNKDHTTSVNRNLMASAGNYTAEKEIGKGSFATVYRGHLTSDKSQHVAIKEVSRAKLKNKKLLENLEIEIAILKKIKHPHIVGLIDCERTSTDFYLIMEYCALGDLTFLLKRRKELMENHPLLRTVFEKYPPPSESHNGLHRAFVLSYLQQLASALKFLRSKNLVHRDIKPQNLLLSTPLIGYHDSKSFHELGFVGIYNLPILKIADFGFARFLPNTSLAETLCGSPLYMAPEILNYQKYNAKADLWSVGTVVFEMCCGTPPFRASNHLELFKKIKRANDVITFPSYCNIEPELKELICSLLTFDPAKRIGFEEFFANKVVNEDLSPYELEDDLPDLESKSKGIVESNMFVSEYLSKQPKIPNSNNADRQSTTGNPEELNDALKNSDILTTPAVKTDRTQAIDKKGSSNKYHNNLVSDRSFEREYVVVEKKSVEVNSLADEVAQAGFTPNPIKHPTPTQNQNILLNEQFSPSNQQYFQNQGENPRFLRAASSSSGGSDGSRRPSLVDRRLSISSLNPSNALSRALGIASTRLFGGTNQQQQQQQTTSSPPYNQTLLNSQLFHELTENIILRIDHLQHPEMLKLDNTNIVNILESLAAKAFVVYSYAEVKFSQIVPLSTTLKGIANFENRRSMDSNAIAEEQDSDDAEEEDETLKKYKEDCLSTKTFGKGRTLSATSQLSATFNKLPHSEMILLCSEAIVLYMKALSILSKSMQVTSNWWYESQEKSCSLRVNVLVQWLREKFNECLEKADFLRLKINDLRFKHASEVGENQALEEKGSTEEPVYLEKLLYDRALEISKMAAHMELKGENLYNCELAYATSLWMLETSLDDDDFTNAYGDYPFKTNIRPKSNDGEDKEKYHSVLDENDKMIIRKYIDSIANRLKILRQKMNHQN
- the GTS1 gene encoding Gts1p (Protein involved in Arf3p regulation and in transcription regulation~similar to YGL181W); translation: MRFRSSSHSLKNVDRELKDLINSSENANKCGECGNFYPTWCSVNLGVFLCGRCASVHRKVFGSRDDDAFSNVKSLSMDRWTREDVDELVSLGGNKGNARFWNPKNVPFPFDGDDDKAIVEHYIRDKYILGKFRYDEIKPEDFGSKMDDSDRESDRFAERHRSGSRSRSHSFYKGGHNRSDYGDSRDSFQSSGSRYSRQLAELRDMGFDDTNKNLDALSSAHGNINRAIDYLEKSSSSRNSVSAAAVTSTPPLPRRRATTGGPQPAIFDGTNVITPDFTSNSASFVQAKPAVFDGTLQQYYDPATGMIYVDQQQYAMAMQQQQQQLAQAQAQAQAQAQAQAQAQAQAQAQAQAQAQAQAQAQQIQMQQLRMQQQQQQQQQPQLTYQQMQQGGNLPQGYFYTQ